From the genome of Biomphalaria glabrata chromosome 1, xgBioGlab47.1, whole genome shotgun sequence, one region includes:
- the LOC106071509 gene encoding testicular haploid expressed gene protein-like yields MDNTREFEEYGEENGNTKNNDEFDRIRTKGRERFKYLAKHKEPKVEWYTCIGPPQNWGTQEPLWPLNKATISANASHRIAELATPKKNFQTGVYINRPLWQYSCGRASVLTTVDENALNAQASSRVEQLANSKTYPLHAPNRIEFVYSCGRSSPIWSVPNSALNSTATPRVLNLSQHKPYHPRFQPEKSLPWEVPEPAKKAKASERVEQLASPKARPEGPFREPTWQITERALKSVASPRCLELARSKSLAEGFLPAKDIEWPVSRAAKQASASERITALSQPIQRMNMNILQFNPEAFKVKPQALKGQIPARVNELAQPINR; encoded by the exons ATGGACAACACAC GAGAGTTTGAAGAGTACGGGGAGGAGAATGGAAACACGAAGAACAACG ATGAATTCGACAGAATAAGGACAAAAGGAAG AGAAAGATTCAAATATCTTGCCAAACATAAAGAGCCTAAAGTGGAATGGTATACATGcattgg CCCACCCCAGAACTGGGGGACACAAGAACCTCTGTGGCCTCTTAACAAAGCTACAATATCAGCCAATGCCAGTCACAGAATTGCTGAGTTGGCAACACCAAAAAAGAATTTTCAGACAGGTGTCTACATCAACAG GCCTCTTTGGCAATACAGTTGTGGGAGAGCATCAGTGCTAACAACAGTGGATGAGAATGCACTAAATGCCCAAGCCTCATCTAGAGTAGAACAACTGGCAAATTCTAAAACCTACCCACTACACGCACCCAATAG GATAGAATTTGTGTACAGTTGTGGACGTTCAAGTCCAATTTGGTCAGTTCCTAACAGTGCTTTGAACAGCACAGCCACCCCAAGAGTTTTAAATCTTTCCCAACACAAGCCATATCATCCAAGATTTCAACCTGAGAAATCCTTGCCTTGGGAGGTGCCTGAGCCAGCTAAGAAAGCTAAAGCAAGTGAAAGAGTGGAACAACTGGCATCCCCTAAGGCAAGACCAGAGGGACCATTTCGAGAGCCAACTTGGCAA atTACAGAAAGAGCACTTAAATCTGTTGCCAGTCCCAGGTGTCTAGAGCTAGCTCGATCAAAATCTCTAGCAGAAGGATTTCTGCCAGCCAAGGATATAGAATGGCCAGTCAGTAGAGCAGCTAAACAGGCCTCAGCATCAGAGAGAATAACAGCTTTGTCACAGCCTATTCAAAGAATGAATATGAATATTTTACAATTCAATCCAGAAGCCTTCAAAGTAAAGCCACAAGCACTCAAAGGTCAAATTCCGGCAAGAGTCAATGAACTGGCCCAACCAATCAACAGATAA